Proteins encoded in a region of the Solanum dulcamara chromosome 9, daSolDulc1.2, whole genome shotgun sequence genome:
- the LOC129904324 gene encoding dynamin-related protein 4C-like produces MAYQNVNGCISDSIEIFDPKPLAAVACAVHPPIVASFNDRIRPLLDCIDKLRHLNIMQEGIQLPTIVVVGDQSSGKSSVLESLAGISLPRGQGICTRVPLVMRLQNDPNITAPNLHLEYNNKSIPVDEIGIADAIVLATDEIAGHGKGISNNPLTLVVKKNGVPDLTMVDLPGITRVAVQGQPEDIYEQIRDIIMKYIVPEESIILNVLSATVDFPTCESIRMSQKVDKTGERTLAVVTKADKAPEGLLEKVTADEVNIGLGYVCVRNRIGNESYEDARSDEGRLFSTHPLLSKIDKSMVSIPVLAQKLVRIQASIISKCLPEIVRKINDRLAANLAELNRLPQHLTSVPEALTAFMRILNSSKDSLKKILLSGEFDEYPDEKEMHSSARLVEMLDQYSNEIHSKNFGEMEGFLMEEIMVLQETKGIGLPNFLPRAVFLNVLQRKVKGIASSPEDFVGKLWNYLERVVIKVLMYHCENYPQLQSSTRRAAQNLIAKKKNESVDWVRGIIGMEKLTDYTCNPDYFATYSKFMAQQDMFMEIMNDRWKCSVINLEGVGEIEVGHLREHLDVVQQAFDLKMRMMAYWKIVLMRLVDSMALHIMFSIRNMINKEMEDEIIQDLMAPHGGGIERMLDESPLVAEKRNRLKKSVRLLKESKEVVANIMDRISLHDDHESA; encoded by the coding sequence ATGGCCTACCAAAACGTCAATGGTTGCATTTCTGATTCAATTGAAATTTTTGATCCAAAACCTCTTGCAGCAGTAGCTTGTGCTGTTCATCCTCCTATTGTTGCATCTTTCAATGATAGAATTCGTCCACTTCTTGATTGTATAGACAAACTCCGACACCTTAACATCATGCAAGAAGGTATCCAGCTTCCAACCATCGTAGTAGTCGGGGATCAATCTTCTGGAAAGTCTAGTGTTCTCGAATCCCTTGCTGGGATCAGTCTTCCTAGAGGACAAGGCATTTGCACCAGGGTACCCCTTGTCATGAGGCTGCAGAATGATCCAAACATCACTGCACCAAATCTTCATTTGGAATACAATAATAAGTCAATCCCTGTTGATGAAATTGGCATTGCAGATGCTATCGTTCTTGCTACTGATGAGATTGCTGGCCATGGTAAGGGCATATCTAACAACCCTTTAACATTAGTAGTTAAAAAAAATGGTGTCCCTGATTTGACCATGGTGGATTTACCTGGCATCACTAGAGTTGCTGTACAAGGACAACCTGAAGACATTTATGAGCAAATTCGTGATattattatgaaatatatagTTCCTGAAGAAAGCATAATCTTGAATGTTTTATCAGCTACGGTTGATTTCCCTACTTGTGAGTCTATTAGGATGTCTCAGAAAGTGGACAAAACAGGGGAAAGGACTCTGGCTGTTGTCACAAAAGCTGATAAAGCCCCTGAAGGGCTGCTTGAAAAGGTTACTGCTGATGAAGTGAATATAGGGCTTGGCTATGTTTGTGTGAGAAATAGAATTGGGAATGAGTCCTATGAAGATGCAAGGAGTGATGAGGGAAGGCTTTTTTCAACTCATCCACTTCTATCCAAGATTGATAAATCGATGGTTAGCATTCCTGTTCTAGCACAAAAGCTGGTGCGTATTCAAGCAAGCATTATTTCAAAATGCTTGCCTGAAATTGTGAGGAAGATCAATGACAGACTTGCTGCAAATCTTGCTGAACTCAACAGGCTCCCTCAACATCTAACTTCTGTGCCTGAAGCTCTGACGGCATTTATGCGCATTCTGAATTCATCAAAGGATTCATTAAAGAAAATTCTTCTAAGTGGGGAGTTTGATGAGTACCCTGATGAAAAAGAAATGCACTCTTCAGCTAGATTGGTTGAAATGCTTGATCAATACTCTAATGAGATACATTCCAAGAATTTTGGGGAAATGGAGGGATTCTTGATGGAAGAGATCATGGTTTTACAGGAAACGAAAGGGATTGGATTGCCAAACTTCCTTCCTCGAGCTGTTTTCCTTAATGTTTTGCAGAGAAAAGTGAAGGGAATTGCTTCCTCTCCAGAGGATTTTGTGGGGAAACTGTGGAATTACTTGGAGAGAGTTGTTATCAAAGTTTTGATGTACCATTGTGAGAACTATCCACAGCTTCAGTCTTCTACTAGAAGAGCAGCCCAAAACTTGATTGCCAAGAAGAAGAATGAATCAGTTGATTGGGTAAGGGGAATCATTGGGATGGAAAAGCTGACTGATTACACTTGTAATCCTGATTATTTTGCTACGTATAGTAAGTTCATGGCTCAACAGGACATGTTCATGGAGATTATGAATGATCGTTGGAAGTGTTCCGTGATAAACCTTGAAGGAGTAGGAGAAATCGAGGTTGGTCATTTGAGAGAGCATCTAGATGTGGTGCAACAGGCTTTCGATTTGAAGATGAGAATGATGGCCTATTGGAAAATTGTGCTAATGAGGCTGGTGGATTCTATGGCCTTGCACATAATGTTCAGCATTCGAAACATGATTAATAAGGAGATGGAAGACGAGATCATTCAAGATCTGATGGCACCTCATGGTGGTGGTATTGAAAGAATGCTTGATGAATCGCCATTGGTTGCTGAGAAACGCAATAGGCTCAAAAAGAGTGTCAGGTTGCTCAAGGAGTCCAAAGAGGTGGTGGCAAATATCATGGACAGGATTTCACTTCATGATGATCATGAAAGTGCCTAG